In a genomic window of Thermoprotei archaeon:
- a CDS encoding TRC40/GET3/ArsA family transport-energizing ATPase, with product MRVIFFTGKGGVGKSVISSATALRSSELGHETLLVSTDPAHTLSDIFGFKINSQETQVKEHLDAIQIDPVYEASKHYSALFEFISEVLKARGVDEIIAYEIANFPGATGAAALLKLVNYVEEGRYDTIILDMVPSGDALRLLYLPYLIGKLSRRFMGIVAPIADISRTVASVAGVPVPSKDVIKTQIKLLNLLEEVHNILVDHSQVSLRLIVNPDLFSIENAKRTFVQASIYDINTDLVIINKVLPNTIKDEYLKNWLELQNNYIRKCEVDFHPLPLRKISFLKGEVRGFNDLQMLSRELYGDSDPTTIYFKGEGIKVLNKENGVEIILPAPLVKKEDLEIERFGDELIIHVETFMGRSTILLPLPSIAYKYSLKSAKLINSKIHIYFEAD from the coding sequence ATGAGAGTCATATTTTTTACTGGTAAAGGTGGTGTTGGTAAATCTGTTATATCTAGTGCTACAGCATTAAGGTCTTCTGAATTAGGACATGAAACTTTGCTGGTCTCTACTGATCCCGCGCATACGTTGTCTGATATATTTGGTTTTAAAATCAATTCTCAAGAGACACAAGTGAAAGAACATTTAGATGCTATTCAAATAGACCCTGTCTATGAGGCTAGTAAACATTATTCCGCTCTGTTTGAATTTATTAGTGAGGTTCTAAAGGCACGCGGGGTTGATGAAATAATAGCCTATGAGATAGCAAATTTTCCAGGAGCTACTGGTGCTGCTGCATTATTAAAGCTTGTGAACTATGTTGAAGAAGGTAGGTATGATACAATAATACTAGATATGGTCCCATCCGGTGATGCATTAAGGTTGCTCTATCTGCCATATTTAATTGGTAAATTAAGTAGAAGATTCATGGGAATTGTTGCACCAATTGCAGATATTAGCAGAACTGTGGCATCTGTAGCGGGTGTTCCTGTTCCATCTAAAGATGTGATAAAAACCCAAATAAAACTTCTTAATTTACTTGAAGAGGTACATAATATTCTAGTGGATCATAGTCAAGTGAGTTTGAGATTGATCGTTAACCCTGATTTATTTAGCATAGAAAATGCAAAAAGAACATTTGTACAAGCATCAATATATGATATCAATACAGATTTAGTTATAATCAATAAAGTATTACCGAATACGATCAAAGACGAGTATCTAAAGAACTGGCTTGAGCTTCAGAATAATTATATAAGAAAATGTGAAGTAGACTTTCATCCTCTTCCATTAAGAAAAATATCGTTTTTAAAAGGTGAAGTCAGAGGTTTTAATGATTTACAGATGTTAAGCAGAGAACTCTATGGTGATAGCGATCCCACGACAATATACTTTAAGGGTGAAGGAATAAAGGTATTGAACAAAGAAAATGGTGTCGAGATAATATTACCTGCGCCCCTAGTTAAGAAAGAAGATCTAGAAATAGAAAGATTTGGTGATGAGTTAATAATTCATGTCGAGACCTTCATGGGCAGATCAACAATATTACTACCATTACCCTCAATTGCGTACAAGTATTCTCTGAAATCTGCAAAACTTATTAATAGCAAAATACATATATATTTCGAGGCTGATTAG